One window of the Populus nigra chromosome 4, ddPopNigr1.1, whole genome shotgun sequence genome contains the following:
- the LOC133691993 gene encoding protein ROOT PRIMORDIUM DEFECTIVE 1, whose protein sequence is MRTYIIKSLFKHPFTFSITIRSKTTSAQYVASRARDATFEKLMDKYKNFVKVIAIQDLILSNPNKTPPCISLDFLSKLSQKLHLNRGAPSFLRKYTHIFHIFYDPAKSQAFCRLTDTALEISRKEEEAVNASLPLVVDRLVRLLFMSTSKSLPLRAVFKVWRELGLPDDFEDSVIVKNPNLFRLCDGNEPRTHVLKLVGEFPDNHFTAAVENWRVTECCREDCSVDRMDIRYSFKHVYPPGMRLSKTFRAKVKEWQSLPYLGPYEDLMEKKKKKTKAGLKGLEKRAVAIVHEFLSLTVEKMVEVEKISHFRNCFGIDMNIRDLFLDHPGMFYLSTKGKRHTVFLREAYERGRLIDPNRVYDVRRKLLDLVFLGRHDMLTSKSRSVEIDKSEESGSENENVD, encoded by the coding sequence ATGAGAACTTACATAATCAAATCTCTTTTCAAACACCCGTTTACCTTCTCTATCACAATCCGATCGAAAACAACGTCAGCCCAGTACGTAGCATCGAGAGCTAGAGATGCTACATTTGAGAAGCTAATGGACAAGTATAAAAACTTTGTCAAGGTCATTGCCATTCAAGATTTGATTCTCTCAAACCCTAACAAAACCCCTCCATGCATTTCACTTGATTTCCTTTCAAAACTTTCCCAGAAGCTCCATCTTAACCGCGGCGCACCTTCGTTTCTCAGAAAGTACACTCACATTTTCCACATTTTCTATGACCCCGCGAAATCCCAGGCTTTTTGCAGACTAACTGATACTGCTCTTGAAATTTCtcgcaaagaagaagaagctgtcAATGCCTCATTGCCTCTTGTTGTTGACCGATTGGTTCGGCTTTTGTTTATGTCAACGTCCAAATCACTGCCACTTCGTGCCGTTTTTAAAGTTTGGAGGGAGCTGGGCCTTCCTGATGACTTTGAGGATTCGGTGATAGTGAAAAACCCGAACCTTTTTAGACTTTGTGATGGAAATGAACCCCGTACACATGTTTTGAAGCTGGTTGGTGAATTTCCTGATAATCATTTTACGGCAGCGGTTGAAAATTGGAGGGTTACGGAGTGTTGTAGGGAGGACTGTAGTGTTGATAGAATGGACATACGGTATAGTTTTAAACATGTGTATCCGCCAGGAATGAGGTTGAGCAAGACTTTCAGGGCGAAAGTTAAAGAATGGCAGAGCTTGCCTTATTTAGGACCCTATGAGGACttgatggagaagaagaagaagaagactaaGGCAGGACTTAAGGGATTGGAGAAACGGGCAGTTGCTATTGTGCATGAATTCTTGAGCTTGACAGTGGAGAAAATGGTGGAAGTGGAGAAGATCAGTCATTTCAGGAATTGTTTCGGGATTGATATGAACATAAGGGATTTGTTCTTGGATCATCCAGGCATGTTTTATTTGTCTACTAAGGGGAAGAGACATACTGTTTTCTTAAGAGAAGCGTATGAGAGGGGTCGTTTGATAGATCCTAATCGAGTTTATGATGTTAGGAGAAAGCTTCTTGATCTTGTTTTTCTGGGGCGCCATGATATGCTGACTAGTAAATCAAGGTCCGTGGAGATTGACAAGAGCGAGGAGTCTGGATCAGAAAATGAGAATGTTGACTGA
- the LOC133692507 gene encoding putative pentatricopeptide repeat-containing protein At3g25060, mitochondrial has protein sequence MRTLSWPKRLKHLLLACKDEAPVTQIHALIITTGLFFTNSNSNGLVIASYARIGGITPARHLFDKLPQRGVDVWNAMIVAYSRRYHLTEVLNLYHQMVNEGVKPDSSIFTVAIKASSSLKDLEAGERIWRRAVDFGYGCDVFVGSSVLNLYVKCGKIDEAKLVFDKMVKRDVVCWATMITGLVQNGKVLEAVDMFRRMRKEGIEGDGVLMLGLVQACAHLGELKLGLSVHGHTVRREMLMDDVILQTSLVDMYAKIGDLELASRVFEQMPRKNAVSWGALISGFAQNGFAEYALDLLVEMQSFEFKPDTAALVSALLACSQVGHLKLGKSIHGYIVRRLGFELVLGTALIDMYAKCGSLSCAHAIFDRVDSRDVILWNTMIASYGIHGDGKEVLSLFLKMKEAHISPNHATFASLLSALSHSGQVDVGQYWFNAMVNECKIPPSEKHYACMVDLLSRAGRVEEAYQLIESMNTEPGLAIWVALLSGCHNYRNLLFGEVAAKKILDLNPDDLGIYALVSNFFSLARMWDRVSILRKIMKETGMKKVPGYSAVEVNGKHEAFLVEDKNHHQYEEILQMLDSLDNEMRVIRHVPDSSHDVEEVVI, from the coding sequence ATGCGGACACTTTCATGGCCAAAACGCCTAAAACATCTGCTTTTAGCATGCAAAGATGAAGCTCCCGTAACCCAAATCCACGCACTCATCATCACGACCGGTCTCTTCTTCACCAATTCAAACTCCAATGGCCTCGTCATAGCTTCATATGCCCGCATTGGTGGCATCACGCCGGCCCGCCACCTATTTGACAAATTGCCTCAAAGAGGCGTAGACGTTTGGAATGCCATGATCGTTGCGTATTCCCGGAGATATCACTTGACTGAAGTCTTGAATCTTTACCATCAGATGGTAAATGAAGGAGTTAAACCCGATAGCTCCATTTTCACTGTAGCGATAAAGGCATCGTCAAGTTTAAAGGATTTGGAAGCTGGAGAGAGAATTTGGCGTCGAGCGGTGGATTTTGGATATGGGTGTGATGTGTTTGTCGGGTCATCTGTTTTGAATTTGTATGTAAAGTGTGGAAAAATAGATGAGGCTAAGTTGGTGTTTGATAAGATGGTGAAAAGAGATGTTGTTTGTTGGGCTACTATGATAACAGGACTTGTGCAGAACGGAAAGGTGTTAGAGGCAGTTGATATGTTTCGAAGGATGCGAAAGGAGGGGATCGAAGGAGATGGGGTTCTGATGTTGGGATTAGTTCAGGCTTGTGCTCATCTTGGAGAATTGAAGTTGGGTCTTTCAGTTCATGGGCATACGGTTAGGAGAGAGATGCTTATGGATGATGTTATTCTTCAAACCAGCCTTGTTGACATGTATGCCAAGATTGGGGATTTGGAGCTTGCTTCTCGTGTTTTTGAGCAGATGCCCCGGAAGAATGCTGTTTCTTGGGGTGCATTGATTTCTGGCTTTGCTCAAAATGGTTTTGCAGAGTATGCACTTGATTTGTTGGTTGAGATGCAGAGTTTTGAATTCAAACCGGATACGGCGGCTCTTGTTAGCGCACTTTTGGCATGCTCACAAGTAGGACATTTGAAACTAGGCAAGTCTATACACGGATATATTGTTAGGAGGCTTGGTTTTGAACTTGTTCTGGGCACCGCATTGATTGACATGTATGCAAAATGTGGATCACTTTCTTGTGCACATGCCATATTTGATCGGGTGGATTCTAGAGACGTTATATTGTGGAATACAATGATCGCCAGCTATGGTATCCATGGAGATGGAAAGGAAGTTCTCTCTCTATTCCTAAAGATGAAAGAAGCACACATCAGCCCTAATCATGCAACTTTTGCATCTCTTCTCTCGGCTCTTAGTCACTCTGGACAAGTAGATGTAGGTCAATACTGGTTTAATGCCATGGTTAATGAATGTAAGATCCCACCAAGCGAGAAGCATTATGCTTGCATGGTTGATCTTTTGTCCCGAGCAGGACGAGTGGAAGAGGCTTATCAGCTAATAGAATCTATGAACACGGAACCAGGTTTAGCTATTTGGGTTGCCCTCCTGTCAGGTTGCCATAATTATAGGAACCTCTTATTTGGAGAAGTGGCAGCAAAGAAAATCCTTGATTTAAACCCAGATGATCTGGGAATTTATGCCTTGGTTTCAAACTTCTTTTCCTTGGCTAGGATGTGGGATAGAGTATCTATTTTAAGGAAGATTATGAAAGAAACAGGAATGAAGAAAGTTCCTGGTTACAGTGCGGTGGAAGTGAATGGAAAGCATGAAGCTTTTCTGGTGGAAGATAAGAATCATCACCAGTATGAAGAAATCTTACAAATGTTGGATAGTTTGGATAATGAGATGAGAGTTATCAGACATGTCCCAGACAGTTCGCATGACGTTGAAGAAGTAGTGATTtga
- the LOC133692508 gene encoding uncharacterized protein LOC133692508 encodes MIQLLFLVLFVEGAVAFLLLVKIGPLRELVIKSLDQVKMGKRPATVKTIAGTMSVILFFSLMNIVKIQNKGAKLGTMSPMDQVLWRTHLLEASLMGFTLFLGFLIDRMHHYLSKLIGLRRSMGSSKEEVERLQKEKMLLKEKEDKASMEIKLLLEQISTLSENLKKLKLESENKDKQIVTAEAHVVSLQKQCADLLLEYDRLLEDNQNLQAQATGHRI; translated from the exons ATGATTCAGTTGTTGTTCTTAGTTCTGTTTGTTGAGGGGGCTGTGGCTTTTTTGCTGTTGGTAAAGATTGGGCCACTGAGAGAGTTGGTGATAAAGAGTTTGGATCAGGTGAAGATGGGAAAGCGTCCGGCTACAGTGAAAACTATTGCTGGTACCATGTCTGTGATTCTGTTTTTTAGCCTCATGAACATTGTCAAGATCCAAAATAAGGGCGCAAAGCTTGGTACAATGTCACCTATGGATCAGGTCCTATGGAGAACCCACTTGCTTGAGGCATCACTCATGG GCTTTACCCTGTTTCTTGGGTTCTTAATTGATCGGATGCACCATTATCTTTCGAAACTTATTGGGCTGAGGAGAAGCATGGGATCTTCTAAAGAGGAAGTTGAAAGGCTTCAGAAAGAGAAAATGCTGCTTAAAGAGAAGGAAGACAAAGCTTCCATGGAAATAAAGCTTCTACTGGAACAAATTTCTACTCTAtcagagaatttgaagaagctGAAGCTGGAATCTGAGAATAAGGACAAGCAGATTGTAACCGCCGAAGCACATGTTGTTTCCCTTCAGAAACAGTGTGCTGACCTATTGCTGGAATATGATCGATTGTTAGAAGACAACCAAAATCTTCAGGCTCAAGCTACAGGACATAGGAtttga
- the LOC133692839 gene encoding RPM1-interacting protein 4 — MAQRSHVPKFGNWESEENVPYTAYFDKARKGRTGGKMINPNDPQENPDLVSDYAAPDQAPPFRAKAPPEEAAGQGAVRQAHEHRTSREESDLKQFSNSPARNENLNRRASYDPAPQRYGGRGPSFGEAHKRPARYSIGSENSMEQSPIHNHARISGRNSGAPSPSWEGKNSNEGIQGTPGRSRLRPKGDESPDKGAAVPKFGDWDENNPSSADGYTHIFNKVREEKQIGEGKMPGMPTESSHAYDRKQTPSDSAKFCCFPWGRN; from the exons ATGGCA cAACGTTCACATGTACCAAAGTTTGGTAATTGGGAAAGTGAAGAGAATGTTCCATATACAGCCTATTTTGACAAGGCTAGGAAGGGCCGAACCGGAGGGAAGATGATAAATCCAAATGATCCCCAGGAGAACCCCGATTTAGTTTCTGATTATGCAGCTCCAGATCAAGCCCCTCCTTTTAGAGCCAAAGCTCCACCAGAGGAAGCAGCAGGGCAGGGAGCTGTTAGACAAGCACATGAGCATAGAACGAGCAGGGAAGAAAGTGATCTGAAACAGTTCTCTAATTCTCCAGCACGCAATGAAAATTTGAACCGCAGAGCTAGTTATGACCCAGCCCCTCAACGTTATGGGGGACGGGGACCAAGCTTTGGTGAAGCCCATAAACGACCGGCAAGATACAGTATTGGGTCTGAAAACAGTATGGAGCAATCCCCAATCCATAACCATGCCAGGATTTCTGGGAGAAACAGTGGAGCTCCATCACCTTCCTGGGAAGGAAAAAATTCAAACGAGGGTATTCAAGGAACTCCTGGAAGATCCCGACTGAGACCAAAAGGCGATGAAAGT CCTGATAAGGGAGCTGCTGTTCCGAAATTTGGTGACTGGGATGAGAACAACCCTTCATCAGCTGATGGTTACACTCACATTTTCAACAAAGTGAGGGAGGAAAAGCAAATTGGGGAAGGGAAGATGCCTGGCATGCCTACCGAGTCTTCCCATGCCTATGATCGTAAGCAAACCCCAAGTGACAGCGCTAAG TTTTGCTGCTTTCCATGGGGCCGAAACTGA
- the LOC133690875 gene encoding uncharacterized protein LOC133690875 isoform X1: protein MSGQTQGVKSPPLRGYRRRKTVLDLNVPPIDGRDEEGTSTTRIEPPQGVQASHQRNGQGPSLPPPTIDVDAIDDDDDVVESSARAFAQAKNNSRRAAVVDVESGGRFTHNKRRRVPPNQTIINCDLYINLEGGSSSSSSKRENVQTLPPKEPTFNCPICLCPLVEEMSTKCGHIFWLNQRRDGTMVIAFWWILIFRMKEFIKLIVRLKMNNALCQ, encoded by the exons ATGAGCGGCCAGACTCAGGGCGTGAAGAGTCCTCCTTTAAGAGGATATCGGCGAAGGAAGACCGTGCTGGACTTAAACGTTCCTCCGATTGATGGAAGAGATGAAGAAGGGACTTCGACCACCCGCATTGAACCTCCTCAAGGAGTGCAAGCAAGCCACCAACGAAACGGACAAGGACCGTCTTTGCCGCCTCCTACTATTGATGTTGATGCTatcgacgacgacgacgacgtcGTCGAATCGTCGGCCAGAGCGTTTGCTCAG gCTAAGAACAATTCCCGGAGGGCTGCGGTCGTTGATGTAGAGTCAGGTG GGCGATTCACTCACAATAAGCGTAGAAGGGTTCCGCCGAATCAAACGATCATCAATTGTGATCTTTATATCAACTTGGAAGGCGGAAGTAGCAGCAGTAGCTCTAAG AGGGAGAATGTGCAGACCCTGCCGCCAAAGGAGCCAACCTTCAACTGCCCGATTTGCTTGTGTCCATTGGTCGAGGAGATGTCAACAAAATGCGGACACATATTTT GGTTAAATCAAAGGAGAGATGGAACAATGGTTATAGCATTTTGGTGGATCCTAATTTTTCGCATGAAGGAATTTATCAAACTTATTGTGCGGCTCAAGATGAACAATGCTTTGTGTCAATAG
- the LOC133690875 gene encoding uncharacterized protein LOC133690875 isoform X2, with product MSGQTQGVKSPPLRGYRRRKTVLDLNVPPIDGRDEEGTSTTRIEPPQGVQASHQRNGQGPSLPPPTIDVDAIDDDDDVVESSARAFAQAKNNSRRAAVVDVESGRFTHNKRRRVPPNQTIINCDLYINLEGGSSSSSSKRENVQTLPPKEPTFNCPICLCPLVEEMSTKCGHIFWLNQRRDGTMVIAFWWILIFRMKEFIKLIVRLKMNNALCQ from the exons ATGAGCGGCCAGACTCAGGGCGTGAAGAGTCCTCCTTTAAGAGGATATCGGCGAAGGAAGACCGTGCTGGACTTAAACGTTCCTCCGATTGATGGAAGAGATGAAGAAGGGACTTCGACCACCCGCATTGAACCTCCTCAAGGAGTGCAAGCAAGCCACCAACGAAACGGACAAGGACCGTCTTTGCCGCCTCCTACTATTGATGTTGATGCTatcgacgacgacgacgacgtcGTCGAATCGTCGGCCAGAGCGTTTGCTCAG gCTAAGAACAATTCCCGGAGGGCTGCGGTCGTTGATGTAGAGTCAG GGCGATTCACTCACAATAAGCGTAGAAGGGTTCCGCCGAATCAAACGATCATCAATTGTGATCTTTATATCAACTTGGAAGGCGGAAGTAGCAGCAGTAGCTCTAAG AGGGAGAATGTGCAGACCCTGCCGCCAAAGGAGCCAACCTTCAACTGCCCGATTTGCTTGTGTCCATTGGTCGAGGAGATGTCAACAAAATGCGGACACATATTTT GGTTAAATCAAAGGAGAGATGGAACAATGGTTATAGCATTTTGGTGGATCCTAATTTTTCGCATGAAGGAATTTATCAAACTTATTGTGCGGCTCAAGATGAACAATGCTTTGTGTCAATAG
- the LOC133690875 gene encoding uncharacterized protein LOC133690875 isoform X3: MSGQTQGVKSPPLRGYRRRKTVLDLNVPPIDGRDEEGTSTTRIEPPQGVQASHQRNGQGPSLPPPTIDVDAIDDDDDVVESSARAFAQAKNNSRRAAVVDVESGGRFTHNKRRRVPPNQTIINCDLYINLEGGSSSSSSKRENVQTLPPKEPTFNCPICLCPLVEEMSTKCGHIFCKTCISDAIKRQAKCPTCRKRVTTKELIRVFLPATS, translated from the exons ATGAGCGGCCAGACTCAGGGCGTGAAGAGTCCTCCTTTAAGAGGATATCGGCGAAGGAAGACCGTGCTGGACTTAAACGTTCCTCCGATTGATGGAAGAGATGAAGAAGGGACTTCGACCACCCGCATTGAACCTCCTCAAGGAGTGCAAGCAAGCCACCAACGAAACGGACAAGGACCGTCTTTGCCGCCTCCTACTATTGATGTTGATGCTatcgacgacgacgacgacgtcGTCGAATCGTCGGCCAGAGCGTTTGCTCAG gCTAAGAACAATTCCCGGAGGGCTGCGGTCGTTGATGTAGAGTCAGGTG GGCGATTCACTCACAATAAGCGTAGAAGGGTTCCGCCGAATCAAACGATCATCAATTGTGATCTTTATATCAACTTGGAAGGCGGAAGTAGCAGCAGTAGCTCTAAG AGGGAGAATGTGCAGACCCTGCCGCCAAAGGAGCCAACCTTCAACTGCCCGATTTGCTTGTGTCCATTGGTCGAGGAGATGTCAACAAAATGCGGACACATATTTTGTAAGACTTGCATATCAGACGCAATCAAAAGACAGGCCAAATGCCCTACTTGTAGGAAAAGAGTCACTACTAAAGAGCTTATTAGAGTGTTCCTCCCAGCAACCAGTTGA